The Syntrophobacterales bacterium genome includes a window with the following:
- a CDS encoding lytic transglycosylase domain-containing protein: MIGAIFFLAGVFGLSTLTTCGPEVHPATTQAIIDVESSGNPLAIHDNDTGTSYTPSSRTEAAEIASRLLKSGRSIDMGLMQINSWHLRKKKIDHESLFDPCTNIRVGTEILADFYYRHRDKNPKDSPDLILLKALSSYNTGTPYKGTRYVTKILKKARGIDCLPTHTTRLVSTRSARTHSLRTIPCEPINAITFYRKDDAP, encoded by the coding sequence ATGATCGGGGCCATCTTCTTCTTAGCCGGCGTTTTTGGTTTGTCCACACTTACAACCTGCGGCCCCGAGGTCCATCCTGCGACCACCCAAGCCATAATCGACGTAGAAAGTTCCGGCAACCCTCTCGCCATCCACGATAACGACACCGGAACCTCCTACACTCCTTCCAGCCGCACCGAGGCTGCCGAGATTGCAAGCAGACTCCTTAAGAGCGGCCGCTCCATAGACATGGGCCTCATGCAGATCAACTCTTGGCACCTGAGAAAGAAAAAAATAGACCATGAAAGCCTTTTCGATCCCTGTACAAATATCAGGGTCGGCACGGAGATCTTAGCAGACTTTTATTATCGCCATCGGGACAAAAACCCCAAAGATTCTCCTGACCTTATTCTTCTTAAAGCCCTTTCTTCTTACAATACCGGCACTCCGTACAAAGGAACCCGCTATGTTACAAAAATCCTCAAAAAAGCCCGCGGCATAGATTGCTTACCAACGCACACTACCCGTCTCGTATCAACTCGCTCAGCTCGCACTCACTCCCTCCGCACAATCCCCTGCGAACCCATCAATGCTATCACCTTTTACCGTAAGGACGACGCCCCATGA